One genomic window of Candidatus Hydrogenedentota bacterium includes the following:
- a CDS encoding 4-hydroxy-2-oxovalerate aldolase gives MRSSKTLAKLRAGQPVRMCVLGHFIPPYVHFAARAGFDCIWLDLEHKLIDEREVQALLTHFHLADIDCMLRPPTVEKTRLYRYLEDGASGLMIPHVSTVAQAEALVKAVKFPPLGDRGLDGVGFDNRYQMTEPAAYAEAANRETFLVVQIETPEAVNNVEAIAALSGISGLFVGIGDLGLRLGKYKNMPSLDDCIERVAAAAAQYGKAWGLPVRTAEQLKQYHDQGAQLLAHGSEYGALKGMIDASARNFDAALG, from the coding sequence ATGCGATCCAGCAAGACCCTCGCAAAGCTCCGGGCGGGACAGCCCGTCCGCATGTGTGTTCTCGGCCATTTCATTCCGCCCTATGTGCATTTCGCGGCGCGCGCCGGCTTCGACTGCATCTGGCTGGACCTGGAGCACAAGCTGATTGACGAGCGGGAGGTGCAGGCGCTGCTGACGCATTTTCACCTGGCGGACATCGACTGCATGCTGCGTCCGCCGACGGTGGAGAAGACACGGCTCTACCGCTACCTGGAAGACGGTGCGTCGGGCCTGATGATCCCGCATGTTTCGACGGTGGCGCAGGCGGAGGCGCTGGTGAAGGCGGTTAAGTTCCCGCCGCTGGGGGATCGGGGGCTGGACGGGGTGGGCTTTGACAACCGCTACCAGATGACGGAGCCGGCGGCCTACGCTGAGGCGGCGAACCGGGAGACCTTTCTGGTGGTGCAGATCGAGACGCCGGAGGCGGTGAACAACGTGGAGGCGATCGCCGCGCTGAGCGGGATCAGCGGGCTCTTCGTGGGGATTGGCGATTTGGGCCTGCGCCTCGGCAAGTACAAAAACATGCCCTCACTCGACGATTGCATTGAGCGGGTCGCGGCGGCCGCCGCCCAATACGGGAAGGCCTGGGGCCTCCCCGTACGGACGGCGGAGCAGCTCAAGCAATATCACGACCAGGGCGCGCAACTCCTCGCGCACGGCAGCGAATACGGCGCGCTCAAGGGGATGATCGACGCGAGCGCCCGGAATTTTGACGCGGCGCTGGGGTGA